From Prosthecobacter vanneervenii, one genomic window encodes:
- a CDS encoding zinc metallopeptidase — protein MFIIIVIALAASLALARWAQGRYEGMMQKGSRVNAPLAYTGAEIALQFLHSEGVEDVQIVEHNAVVSDYFDPTRRRLFLRRDAAQGTTLSAWATALHEAAHALQTGETLGDLKWRQNCIRMSRYIPTAAGIAIVGLMLSRVLMPRYALFAVAGVLTILLLLNLGSVPLEFNANKRLRRFLDTLLPKHPQAAGRLDELLFCMAIREVGDALRSPRYFFFSALPGTSKMRPR, from the coding sequence ATGTTTATCATCATCGTCATCGCCCTTGCCGCCAGCCTCGCTCTCGCCCGCTGGGCCCAGGGACGTTATGAGGGCATGATGCAAAAGGGCTCCCGCGTCAACGCCCCCCTCGCCTACACCGGCGCAGAAATCGCCCTCCAGTTCCTTCATTCTGAAGGCGTTGAAGATGTGCAGATCGTCGAGCACAACGCCGTTGTCTCCGACTACTTCGATCCCACCCGCCGCCGCCTTTTCCTGCGCCGGGATGCGGCCCAAGGCACCACCCTGTCAGCCTGGGCCACCGCCCTGCATGAAGCTGCACACGCCCTACAGACCGGCGAAACCCTCGGCGACCTCAAATGGCGCCAGAACTGCATCCGCATGAGCCGCTACATCCCCACCGCCGCAGGCATCGCCATCGTCGGATTGATGCTCTCCCGCGTCCTCATGCCACGATATGCGCTCTTCGCCGTGGCCGGAGTACTGACAATCCTTCTCCTTCTCAACCTCGGCAGCGTGCCGCTGGAGTTCAACGCCAACAAGCGCCTGCGCCGTTTCCTCGACACGCTCCTGCCAAAACATCCCCAAGCTGCAGGCAGACTCGACGAATTGCTCTTTTGCATGGCCATCCGCGAGGTTGGCGATGCCCTGCGCTCTCCGCGCTACTTTTTCTTCAGCGCGCTGCCCGGCACCAGCAAGATGCGGCCACGGTGA